From Microbacterium invictum, the proteins below share one genomic window:
- a CDS encoding DMT family transporter, whose amino-acid sequence MTPTPVAAATAARAASVTILVQFVFTGIIWGSSFLFMKVALEGISPAQVVLARLVLGGLTLGLFVLLRRERLPRRRVVWAHMTVLACSFCVIPFLLFSWAQQHVTSGLASIYNATTPIMTAIMAWLVFRVEKLNAVQITGILVGISGVMVIIAPWQGLDFSQSLVAQFTILGATACYGFSLAYMRRFASNTGMSALTFSFLNIGIAAVIMVALAPLIATTPVRLDPWIIGSLLLLGCLGTGVAYIWNQNVLRAWGPTRASTVTYITPVVGVILGVIVLGEHLSWNEPAGAVLVFLGILLAQDRLRRRARTA is encoded by the coding sequence ATCACACCCACCCCTGTGGCCGCCGCCACAGCCGCACGCGCCGCCAGCGTGACGATCCTCGTGCAGTTCGTGTTCACGGGCATCATCTGGGGCTCGAGCTTTCTGTTCATGAAGGTCGCGCTCGAAGGAATTTCCCCGGCCCAGGTCGTCCTGGCACGCCTGGTGCTCGGCGGCCTGACCCTCGGGCTGTTCGTGCTGCTGCGGCGGGAACGCCTCCCCCGCCGTCGCGTCGTCTGGGCGCACATGACGGTGCTGGCCTGCTCGTTCTGCGTCATCCCGTTCCTGCTGTTCTCGTGGGCGCAGCAGCATGTCACGTCAGGACTCGCCAGCATCTACAACGCCACGACGCCGATCATGACGGCGATCATGGCGTGGCTCGTCTTCCGGGTCGAGAAGCTCAACGCGGTGCAGATCACCGGCATCCTCGTCGGCATCTCGGGCGTCATGGTCATCATCGCGCCGTGGCAGGGCCTCGACTTCAGTCAGAGCCTCGTCGCGCAGTTCACGATTCTCGGGGCCACCGCCTGCTACGGCTTCAGCCTCGCGTACATGCGGCGCTTCGCGTCGAACACCGGCATGTCGGCGCTGACCTTCTCGTTCTTGAACATCGGTATCGCCGCGGTGATCATGGTCGCGCTCGCGCCGCTGATCGCCACCACTCCGGTGCGGCTCGACCCGTGGATCATCGGCAGTCTGCTGCTGCTCGGCTGCCTCGGCACCGGCGTCGCGTACATCTGGAACCAGAACGTGCTGCGCGCTTGGGGCCCCACCCGCGCCTCGACGGTGACCTACATCACCCCGGTGGTCGGCGTGATCCTCGGCGTCATCGTCCTCGGCGAGCACCTGTCGTGGAACGAGCCGGCCGGTGCCGTGCTGGTGTTCCTCGGCATCCTCCTCGCCCAAGACCGTCTGCGGCGACGCGCTCGCACCGCGTGA
- a CDS encoding ABC transporter permease, whose product MSGGSAAGRAAGIIAEAFASARSQPVASVLTMLMVAGMIVTVMLTTGRTVAAEQSVLSSIDSAGTRSITVRAEDGAGITSDVLDRIAGVEGIEWTAAFSLAMDATNTLIPDGTRVPVRYAYGTGLDRLGIPIDSPVPGGLAYASPLALDQLGLPDVAGGITFTTGADYGVAGTIDTPDFLTGFEPVVLVPQPEATGAETVNILVVIAERPDLVAPVSDAVLSVLAADDPTKVTVQTSEALAELRALVKGQLGTFSRGLVLVMLAITGTLVAIILYGLVMMRRKDFGRRRALGATRGLIVGLLLTQTAILAVGGTVLGAAVGAGVLIATGDPLPGGVFLLAIGVLAIATATIAALVPALVASRREPIRELRVP is encoded by the coding sequence ATGAGCGGCGGTTCAGCGGCGGGGCGCGCGGCGGGCATCATCGCGGAGGCGTTCGCGTCGGCGCGGTCGCAGCCTGTGGCATCCGTGCTCACGATGCTGATGGTGGCGGGGATGATCGTCACCGTCATGCTCACCACCGGCCGCACGGTTGCCGCCGAGCAGAGCGTGCTGTCGTCGATCGACTCGGCCGGCACTCGTTCGATAACGGTGCGTGCCGAGGACGGCGCCGGGATCACCAGCGACGTGCTCGACCGGATCGCCGGGGTCGAGGGCATCGAATGGACTGCCGCGTTCTCGCTGGCGATGGATGCCACCAATACGCTCATCCCCGACGGCACCCGGGTTCCGGTCCGCTACGCGTACGGCACCGGGCTCGACCGGCTCGGTATCCCCATCGACTCACCGGTGCCCGGCGGGCTCGCGTACGCGTCGCCGCTCGCCCTCGACCAGCTCGGCCTGCCCGACGTGGCCGGCGGGATCACCTTCACCACCGGCGCCGATTACGGCGTCGCCGGTACCATCGACACCCCCGACTTCCTCACCGGGTTCGAGCCGGTCGTGCTCGTACCGCAGCCCGAAGCGACCGGTGCAGAGACCGTCAACATCCTCGTTGTGATCGCCGAACGCCCCGACCTGGTCGCCCCCGTGTCCGACGCCGTACTGTCGGTACTCGCCGCCGATGACCCCACGAAGGTCACCGTGCAGACCAGTGAAGCGCTCGCCGAGCTGCGCGCTCTCGTGAAGGGGCAGCTCGGCACCTTCTCACGCGGCCTGGTGCTCGTCATGCTCGCCATCACCGGCACCCTCGTCGCGATCATCCTCTACGGCCTGGTCATGATGCGCCGCAAAGACTTCGGCCGCCGCCGCGCCCTCGGCGCCACCCGCGGGCTGATCGTCGGGCTGCTCCTCACCCAGACTGCGATCCTCGCGGTCGGCGGGACAGTGCTGGGTGCTGCGGTTGGTGCCGGGGTGCTCATCGCCACCGGCGACCCCTTACCCGGGGGAGTGTTCTTGCTCGCCATCGGCGTGCTCGCCATCGCCACCGCGACCATCGCCGCGCTCGTGCCCGCCCTCGTCGCCAGCCGCCGCGAACCCATCCGTGAGCTCCGGGTGCCGTAG
- a CDS encoding ABC transporter ATP-binding protein yields the protein MTTEAPVLQARDVGFEYVPGVRVLDGWSASFRAGSMTALTGPSGRGKSTLLYLLGLMLHPGQGHIAVDGMDATRMPDAARARLRADRFGFVFQDAALDQTRTVLDNVTETALYRGQSRRDARADALGLLERFGVDVPPLRKPGQVSGGQAQRIALCRALLNAPRVLLADEPTGNLDPVTSDLVVDALREHAAGGAAVIVVTHSPEVAAACDEDIRL from the coding sequence ATGACCACCGAGGCGCCGGTGCTGCAGGCCCGGGACGTCGGGTTCGAATACGTGCCCGGCGTGCGGGTGCTCGACGGGTGGTCGGCGTCGTTCCGGGCCGGGTCGATGACCGCGCTGACCGGTCCGTCGGGCCGGGGCAAGTCGACCCTGCTGTACTTGCTGGGGCTCATGCTGCACCCGGGGCAGGGGCACATCGCCGTGGACGGGATGGATGCGACGCGGATGCCGGATGCTGCACGGGCACGGCTGCGGGCCGACCGGTTCGGCTTCGTGTTCCAAGACGCCGCGCTCGACCAGACCCGCACCGTGCTCGACAACGTCACCGAGACTGCCCTGTACCGGGGGCAGTCGCGCCGCGACGCCCGCGCGGACGCGCTCGGTCTGCTGGAGAGGTTCGGGGTGGACGTGCCGCCGCTGCGCAAACCCGGTCAGGTGTCGGGCGGGCAGGCGCAGCGGATCGCGCTGTGCCGCGCCCTGCTGAACGCGCCGCGGGTGCTTCTGGCCGACGAACCGACCGGCAACCTCGACCCGGTCACGAGTGATCTGGTCGTCGACGCGCTGCGCGAGCACGCGGCCGGCGGCGCCGCCGTGATCGTCGTGACCCACTCGCCCGAGGTGGCCGCCGCCTGCGACGAGGACATCCGACTATGA
- a CDS encoding peptidoglycan-binding protein has product MGWLVGGLVLVGLGAGVGWAAATVLTPAEDPLEATEFTYVAVAPGEVGSSINLNTVAEWAPVPVGANKATGTVTEVVVAAGDEVQQGSVLYRVDERPVVVAQGDVPAYRPIESGVRGDDVAQLQRMLDALGFYSGDIDGRAMWSTTAAVRAWQKSLGVEQTGTVGVGDVIFVPTLPTRVSLDTEVISRGASVSGGEAVLRGLPASPSFTVPVTDSQAGMMPPGTRVEIASPEGGEWIGFVVDQRRDEQSGTVIVSLSGVDDSVICGDECGQIPVTGQAPLPSRIVTVETVAGLVVPSAALVTGGDGQIAVIDEDGERIPVTMTASARGMSVVDGVADGTRVRVPASGTTS; this is encoded by the coding sequence GTGGGGTGGCTGGTGGGTGGGCTCGTGCTGGTCGGGCTCGGCGCCGGTGTCGGGTGGGCCGCGGCCACGGTGCTGACGCCCGCTGAAGACCCGCTCGAGGCGACCGAGTTCACCTACGTCGCGGTGGCACCCGGTGAGGTGGGGTCGAGCATCAACCTGAACACGGTGGCCGAGTGGGCGCCGGTGCCCGTGGGTGCCAACAAGGCCACGGGCACGGTGACCGAGGTCGTGGTGGCTGCGGGCGACGAGGTGCAGCAGGGGTCGGTGCTGTACCGCGTCGACGAGCGGCCGGTGGTCGTCGCTCAGGGTGACGTTCCGGCGTACCGACCGATCGAGTCGGGCGTGCGCGGCGATGACGTCGCGCAGCTGCAGCGAATGCTCGACGCCCTCGGCTTCTATTCGGGCGATATCGACGGCCGCGCGATGTGGAGCACGACGGCCGCGGTACGAGCATGGCAGAAGTCGCTCGGAGTCGAGCAGACCGGTACGGTCGGCGTCGGCGACGTGATCTTCGTGCCCACGTTGCCGACCCGGGTGTCGCTCGACACCGAGGTGATCTCGCGTGGCGCGTCGGTCAGCGGTGGCGAGGCGGTGCTGCGGGGACTGCCGGCGTCGCCGTCGTTCACGGTGCCGGTGACCGACTCACAGGCGGGCATGATGCCGCCGGGCACGCGGGTCGAAATCGCGTCGCCCGAGGGTGGCGAGTGGATCGGGTTCGTCGTCGACCAGCGTCGCGATGAGCAGTCCGGCACGGTGATCGTCTCGCTCTCCGGCGTCGATGACAGTGTGATCTGCGGTGACGAGTGCGGGCAGATCCCGGTGACCGGGCAGGCGCCTCTGCCCTCGCGCATCGTGACGGTCGAGACGGTCGCGGGGCTGGTGGTGCCGTCGGCGGCGCTGGTGACCGGCGGTGACGGGCAGATCGCGGTGATCGACGAAGACGGCGAGCGGATACCGGTGACGATGACCGCGTCGGCACGCGGCATGAGTGTGGTCGACGGGGTCGCGGACGGCACGCGGGTGCGAGTTCCGGCATCCGGAACCACATCATGA
- a CDS encoding RNA polymerase sigma factor, whose product MTLTRDEFAALYEHAWRPVWRYARRRVGDDQRAEDICSEAFQLAWEKLPADHPNPVGWLVRAAGFAINRAAREGERERAALRDHAVVNVADDADPLLRDLDVAWDRLAEVHRVVLQLIIWDEMSAADAAVVLGCSEPAVWKRASRARAALREVWPTASDEPHSGGVEYDVRSASSR is encoded by the coding sequence ATGACGCTGACCCGCGACGAGTTCGCTGCGCTGTACGAACATGCGTGGCGACCGGTGTGGCGATACGCGCGCCGGCGTGTCGGCGATGACCAGCGAGCCGAGGACATCTGCTCGGAGGCGTTCCAACTCGCGTGGGAAAAACTCCCGGCAGATCACCCGAACCCCGTCGGTTGGCTCGTTCGCGCTGCGGGGTTCGCAATCAACCGTGCAGCGCGTGAGGGTGAACGTGAGCGCGCTGCCCTGCGTGACCACGCCGTGGTGAACGTGGCAGACGATGCCGATCCACTCCTGAGGGATCTCGACGTAGCGTGGGACAGACTCGCGGAGGTACACCGGGTGGTTCTTCAACTGATCATCTGGGATGAGATGTCGGCGGCTGACGCCGCGGTTGTGCTCGGATGCTCCGAGCCAGCGGTATGGAAACGGGCGAGTCGCGCACGCGCTGCGTTGCGCGAAGTGTGGCCGACTGCCAGCGACGAGCCGCATTCCGGGGGGGTGGAGTATGACGTTCGATCAGCATCGAGTCGATGA
- a CDS encoding YceI family protein translates to MTDTTTTAIEIPGYKAGTWVLDPAHSEISFSVRHMMISKVRGSFSVSSATIVAPANPLEVQVTASADAASINTKDEGRDTHLRSGDFFDIETYPTIDFVSTGVRVAGDDFLVDGDLTIHGVTKPVTFELEFGGFGTDPWGNYKAGATAKTVINREDFGLTWNAALETGGVLVGKDVTITLDLQGSLQA, encoded by the coding sequence ATGACCGACACCACGACCACCGCCATCGAAATCCCCGGCTACAAGGCAGGCACCTGGGTGCTCGACCCCGCGCACAGCGAGATCTCGTTCAGCGTCCGCCACATGATGATCTCGAAGGTGCGCGGCTCCTTCAGCGTGAGCAGCGCCACAATCGTCGCCCCCGCCAACCCGCTCGAGGTGCAGGTCACCGCCAGCGCCGACGCCGCGTCGATCAACACCAAGGACGAGGGCCGCGACACCCACCTGCGCTCGGGCGACTTCTTCGACATCGAGACCTACCCGACGATCGACTTCGTCTCGACCGGCGTGCGCGTCGCCGGCGACGACTTCCTCGTCGACGGTGACCTCACCATCCACGGCGTCACCAAGCCGGTAACTTTCGAGCTCGAGTTCGGCGGCTTCGGCACCGACCCGTGGGGCAACTACAAGGCCGGCGCGACCGCGAAGACGGTCATCAACCGCGAGGACTTCGGCCTCACCTGGAACGCCGCGCTCGAGACCGGCGGTGTCCTGGTCGGCAAGGACGTGACCATCACGCTCGACCTGCAGGGCTCACTGCAGGCCTGA
- a CDS encoding FKBP-type peptidyl-prolyl cis-trans isomerase, with protein MSTDRTKPEIDAPEGAAPAELVIRDIIVGDGTEAKPGDTVTVHYLGVEYDTGEEFDSSWSRGETIQFPLRGLIQGWQDGIPGMKVGGRRELVIPPHLAYGPAGGHFLGGKTLVFVIDLEQVG; from the coding sequence ATGAGCACCGACCGCACCAAGCCCGAGATCGACGCGCCCGAAGGCGCCGCCCCCGCCGAGCTCGTCATCCGCGACATCATCGTGGGCGACGGCACCGAGGCGAAGCCCGGCGACACCGTGACCGTCCACTACCTCGGCGTCGAGTACGACACCGGCGAAGAGTTCGACTCCTCGTGGAGCCGTGGCGAGACCATCCAATTCCCGCTCCGAGGCCTCATCCAGGGCTGGCAGGACGGCATCCCGGGCATGAAGGTCGGCGGGCGCCGTGAGCTGGTCATCCCGCCGCACCTGGCATATGGCCCCGCCGGCGGTCACTTCCTCGGCGGCAAGACGCTCGTCTTCGTGATCGACCTCGAGCAGGTCGGCTGA
- a CDS encoding PrsW family intramembrane metalloprotease, with product MIYPSPLAQPEHGAGAPISPAPVAPPLPVPARKGRSAPLWGFGILIVLLIALAAYLLTFLGTAASVIGMVLALIPLTGVLLTVRLVDRWEPEPRSLTVFAVAWGAIAAVALALLVDALITLAIGVDASPVRETFSTVIQAPLVEELAKGLGVLLILVIGRRAFDGPVDGVVYGALVGAGFAFTENILYFATSLIEGGVTDVTMTFFMRGIMSPFAHAMFTAVTGFLLGRAVRQGRTAGGYWLAGIAGATILHAFWNGSAMFADFFLLYFTLQVPLFICFIVGIILLRREEARLTRDRLGEYAVAGWFTPTEVQMLATPRGRRQGMTWARSLPGDRSGLMRRFIAEATSLAAARQRALSGRDLQAADDERVYLARATAARAQLMAR from the coding sequence ATGATCTACCCGTCGCCTCTCGCGCAGCCCGAGCACGGTGCGGGGGCGCCGATCTCACCGGCGCCGGTCGCGCCGCCGCTGCCGGTTCCAGCCCGCAAGGGGCGGTCGGCGCCGCTGTGGGGCTTCGGCATCCTCATCGTCCTGCTCATCGCGCTCGCCGCCTACCTGCTGACCTTCCTCGGGACCGCCGCGTCGGTCATCGGCATGGTGCTGGCCCTGATCCCGCTCACCGGCGTGCTGCTGACGGTACGGCTGGTCGACCGGTGGGAACCCGAACCGCGGTCGCTGACGGTCTTCGCCGTCGCCTGGGGAGCGATCGCCGCCGTCGCGCTCGCGCTGCTGGTCGACGCGCTGATAACCCTCGCCATCGGCGTCGACGCGTCGCCGGTGCGCGAGACGTTCTCGACGGTCATCCAGGCGCCGCTGGTCGAAGAGCTGGCGAAGGGTCTCGGCGTGCTCCTGATTCTCGTGATCGGCCGTCGCGCGTTCGACGGACCTGTCGACGGCGTCGTCTACGGCGCGCTCGTGGGCGCCGGGTTCGCGTTCACCGAGAACATCCTCTACTTCGCCACGAGCCTCATCGAGGGCGGCGTGACCGACGTCACGATGACCTTCTTCATGCGCGGGATCATGTCGCCGTTCGCGCACGCCATGTTCACAGCCGTCACGGGGTTCCTGCTCGGCCGTGCGGTGCGGCAAGGCCGGACGGCCGGGGGATACTGGCTGGCGGGCATCGCCGGCGCAACGATCCTGCACGCGTTCTGGAACGGCTCGGCGATGTTCGCCGACTTCTTCCTGCTGTACTTCACCCTTCAGGTGCCCCTGTTCATCTGCTTCATCGTCGGCATCATCCTGCTGCGTCGTGAAGAGGCGCGGCTCACGCGCGATCGGCTGGGGGAGTACGCCGTCGCCGGCTGGTTCACCCCGACCGAGGTGCAGATGCTCGCGACGCCTCGCGGCCGCCGTCAGGGCATGACGTGGGCGCGCAGCCTGCCCGGCGACCGGTCGGGGCTCATGCGGCGGTTCATCGCCGAGGCGACGTCGCTGGCCGCCGCTCGCCAGCGCGCCCTGTCGGGTCGCGACCTGCAGGCCGCGGACGACGAGCGGGTGTACCTCGCCCGTGCCACGGCGGCGCGTGCACAGCTGATGGCGCGCTGA
- a CDS encoding fumarylacetoacetate hydrolase family protein, protein MRFAHVIAAGATPEMSVSRLAVIQDDRALPVAGLFEGAPSRLQSLIEGGDPLLARVREAAAAADVASWHPLDAFSFASAVQTPPVILAVGLNYAAHSSELGLKADKAPTVFVLWPNSLTAHDATTTWPRTLSESVDYEAELGVIIGAPARDVTEENALDHVWGYTVVNDITARDIQFSEAQWSRCKSFDGFTPTGPFVVTADEIADPQDLHIWAIVDGQTVQDANTGQMIRSVATLVAHLSQSATLLPGTLISTGSPGGAGYSRDPQIFLRDRSTVTVGIDGIGQLTTHCRIDG, encoded by the coding sequence ATGCGCTTCGCCCACGTCATCGCCGCCGGAGCCACCCCCGAAATGAGCGTCTCGCGGCTCGCGGTCATCCAGGATGACCGCGCCCTGCCGGTCGCCGGACTGTTCGAAGGTGCGCCTTCGCGGCTGCAGTCCCTGATCGAGGGCGGCGACCCGCTGCTGGCCCGCGTGCGTGAGGCCGCGGCGGCCGCGGACGTGGCCTCGTGGCATCCACTTGACGCGTTCTCCTTTGCCTCGGCCGTCCAGACGCCGCCGGTGATCCTCGCAGTCGGCCTGAACTATGCCGCGCACTCCAGCGAGCTGGGGCTGAAGGCCGACAAGGCGCCGACCGTGTTCGTGCTGTGGCCGAACTCGCTCACCGCGCACGATGCCACGACCACGTGGCCGCGGACTCTGAGCGAATCGGTGGATTACGAGGCTGAGCTCGGCGTCATCATCGGCGCTCCCGCGCGTGACGTCACCGAGGAGAACGCCCTCGACCACGTGTGGGGCTACACGGTCGTCAACGACATCACCGCCCGCGACATCCAGTTCTCCGAAGCGCAGTGGTCGCGCTGCAAGTCGTTCGACGGGTTCACCCCGACCGGCCCGTTCGTGGTCACCGCGGATGAGATCGCCGATCCCCAGGATCTGCACATCTGGGCGATCGTGGACGGCCAGACCGTGCAGGACGCGAACACGGGGCAGATGATCCGCTCGGTCGCGACGCTCGTCGCGCACCTGTCGCAGTCGGCGACGCTGCTGCCGGGCACGCTGATCTCCACCGGCAGCCCGGGCGGAGCCGGCTACTCGCGCGACCCGCAGATCTTCCTGCGCGACCGCTCGACCGTGACGGTCGGGATCGACGGCATCGGTCAGCTGACGACGCATTGCCGTATCGACGGCTGA
- a CDS encoding DUF4190 domain-containing protein, with the protein MTDPQNPTPSGDQPPAYQPPAGDPASYQAPAYGASAPEQPGAAPAYAAPAYPTEGYGAPQPVNPGKTMGIVALILAIVPIGLQLVGLILGIVALVQSKKAGQKNGMALAAIIVSSVLIVLGVIVGIVVFTLFASAVGDINSQVEACIANGGTGYIEVWGQQLSCEEVLNQAGR; encoded by the coding sequence ATGACCGACCCCCAGAACCCCACGCCGTCCGGCGACCAGCCGCCCGCATACCAGCCCCCCGCAGGCGACCCGGCCTCGTATCAGGCGCCGGCTTACGGCGCTTCGGCCCCCGAGCAGCCCGGTGCGGCTCCCGCGTATGCGGCGCCTGCCTATCCGACCGAGGGTTACGGCGCGCCGCAGCCGGTCAACCCCGGCAAGACGATGGGCATCGTGGCGCTCATCCTCGCGATCGTTCCCATCGGCCTGCAGCTGGTCGGTCTGATCCTCGGCATCGTCGCGCTCGTCCAGAGCAAGAAGGCCGGTCAGAAGAACGGCATGGCGCTCGCCGCGATCATCGTGAGTTCGGTGCTGATCGTGCTCGGCGTGATCGTCGGCATTGTGGTCTTCACCCTTTTCGCCAGCGCCGTCGGTGACATCAACTCGCAGGTCGAGGCGTGCATCGCGAACGGCGGCACCGGCTACATCGAGGTGTGGGGCCAGCAGCTGTCGTGCGAAGAGGTGCTGAACCAGGCCGGACGCTGA
- a CDS encoding aspartate ammonia-lyase, translating to MTRTETDSLGSKEIPADAYWGIHTARALDNFPISQRPISVYRDLVVALAMVKQASARANREIGVLDPERADLIDRASQKVIDGEFHDQFVVGVIQGGAGTSTNMNANEVITNIALELAGREKGDYAFLSPIDHTNRSQSTNDVYPTAVKVGLGLDLRTLLEELDLLKQSFLRKAVEFHDVLKIGRTQLQDAVPMTLGQEFHGFATTLGYDHQRLTENAYLLYEINMGATAIGTGITTHAAYAPRVLHHLREITGLDLATADDLVEATSDTGSFMSFSSSLKRNAIKLSKICNDLRLLSSGPQAGFGEINLPAQQAGSSIMPGKVNPVIPEVVNQVAFAVVGADMTVTMAVEAGQLQLNAFEPVIAHSIFQSITWMRRGMRTLRVNCVDGITANRERLGAMVGSSVGVVTALTPFLGYAASAALAKTALLTHRNVGDLVVEAGLMSREEVDKQLSPARLSGLEAITQAIPIVQPAENVVES from the coding sequence ATGACGCGCACGGAGACCGACTCGCTGGGCTCGAAGGAGATCCCCGCCGATGCCTATTGGGGCATCCATACCGCTCGGGCACTCGACAACTTCCCGATCTCGCAGCGACCGATCTCGGTCTACCGCGACCTCGTCGTCGCTCTCGCGATGGTCAAGCAGGCCTCGGCCCGAGCCAATCGCGAGATCGGGGTCCTCGACCCCGAGCGGGCGGACCTCATCGACCGCGCGTCGCAGAAGGTGATCGACGGTGAGTTCCACGACCAGTTCGTCGTCGGGGTGATCCAGGGCGGGGCGGGGACCTCGACCAACATGAACGCGAACGAGGTCATCACCAACATCGCGCTCGAACTCGCCGGCCGCGAGAAGGGCGACTACGCGTTCCTGTCGCCGATCGACCACACCAACCGCAGCCAGTCGACCAACGACGTCTATCCCACCGCGGTGAAGGTAGGACTCGGCCTGGATCTGAGGACTCTGCTCGAGGAACTCGACCTGCTCAAGCAGTCCTTCCTGCGCAAGGCAGTCGAATTCCACGATGTCCTCAAGATCGGGCGCACGCAGCTGCAGGATGCCGTGCCGATGACCCTCGGGCAGGAGTTCCACGGGTTCGCGACGACTCTCGGCTACGACCACCAGCGGCTCACCGAGAACGCGTACCTCCTGTACGAGATCAACATGGGCGCCACCGCCATCGGCACCGGCATCACCACCCACGCCGCGTATGCCCCTCGCGTGCTTCACCATCTGCGCGAGATCACCGGGCTCGACCTCGCCACCGCCGATGACCTCGTCGAAGCCACCAGCGACACCGGATCGTTCATGTCGTTCTCATCGTCGCTCAAGCGCAACGCGATCAAGCTCTCCAAGATATGCAACGACCTGCGGCTGCTCTCCAGCGGGCCTCAGGCAGGGTTCGGCGAGATCAACCTGCCGGCGCAGCAGGCGGGCTCCAGCATCATGCCCGGCAAGGTGAATCCCGTCATCCCCGAGGTCGTCAACCAGGTGGCGTTCGCCGTCGTCGGCGCCGACATGACGGTGACGATGGCCGTCGAGGCCGGCCAGCTTCAGTTGAACGCGTTCGAGCCGGTCATCGCCCACTCCATCTTCCAGTCGATCACCTGGATGCGGCGCGGCATGAGGACCCTGCGCGTCAACTGCGTCGACGGCATCACCGCGAACCGCGAGCGGCTGGGCGCGATGGTCGGCTCGTCGGTCGGCGTCGTCACGGCATTGACCCCGTTCCTCGGCTACGCCGCCTCGGCGGCACTGGCCAAGACCGCGCTGCTGACGCACCGCAACGTCGGCGACCTCGTCGTCGAGGCGGGACTCATGAGCCGCGAAGAGGTCGACAAGCAGCTCTCGCCTGCGCGTCTGTCGGGCCTCGAGGCGATCACCCAGGCGATCCCCATCGTTCAGCCCGCCGAGAACGTCGTCGAGAGCTGA
- a CDS encoding phosphodiesterase — translation MDAVQFGQHPPAQRVIVHLSDTHLMAGNAPLGGVYDTAANLTAALTAVERTGIRPHALVFTGDLTDLGEPEAYAALRSAVEPFAERLGAPVVWVAGNHDERPALREGLLSGAPTPEPVTGVWDLQGLRLISLDSSVPGWHHGDLDQSQLDWLREVLAEPAPLGTILALHHPPLPSHLPLFDILELRHQDALADVIAGSDVRGILAGHLHYSMTGTFAGVPVSVAAATCYTMNLQRPAVAVNGMDAGQSFHLVHVYDDTITSTVVPVVEAPTGEYFTAEWVAAMARLTPDERLEAFSRKR, via the coding sequence ATGGATGCCGTGCAGTTCGGTCAGCACCCGCCCGCGCAGCGGGTGATCGTCCACCTCAGCGACACGCACCTGATGGCGGGCAACGCACCGCTGGGCGGCGTCTACGACACTGCCGCGAACCTCACCGCCGCACTGACCGCGGTCGAGCGCACCGGCATCCGCCCCCATGCCCTCGTCTTCACTGGTGACCTCACCGACCTGGGCGAGCCCGAGGCGTACGCGGCGCTGCGGTCGGCGGTCGAGCCGTTCGCCGAGCGCCTCGGCGCGCCGGTTGTGTGGGTCGCCGGCAACCACGACGAGCGGCCCGCGCTGCGTGAAGGCCTGCTCAGCGGCGCGCCCACACCCGAGCCCGTCACCGGTGTCTGGGACCTGCAGGGCCTGCGCCTGATCTCCCTCGACTCCAGCGTTCCCGGTTGGCACCACGGCGACCTCGACCAGAGTCAGCTCGACTGGCTGCGCGAGGTCCTCGCCGAGCCTGCGCCCCTCGGCACGATCCTGGCCCTCCACCACCCGCCGCTGCCGAGCCACCTGCCGCTGTTCGACATCCTTGAGCTGCGGCACCAAGACGCCCTGGCCGACGTCATCGCCGGCAGCGACGTGCGCGGTATTCTCGCCGGGCACCTGCACTACTCGATGACCGGGACCTTCGCCGGGGTGCCGGTGAGCGTCGCCGCGGCCACCTGCTACACGATGAATCTGCAGCGGCCCGCGGTGGCTGTCAACGGGATGGATGCCGGGCAGTCGTTCCACCTGGTCCACGTGTACGACGACACCATCACCTCGACGGTGGTCCCGGTGGTCGAAGCGCCGACGGGGGAGTACTTCACGGCCGAATGGGTGGCTGCGATGGCGCGCCTGACGCCCGACGAGCGGCTCGAGGCGTTCTCGCGCAAGCGCTGA
- a CDS encoding peptidase, whose amino-acid sequence MSIQIDWFAFVQVACAALLAAAIVVTFYAIGLRLLVRAGRAPVVAPAEFTDAITVITEKEARRAAKAAAKAARKSPLTEFQKRLSLVGAYASFAVCAAAVLGGLLLIVFNH is encoded by the coding sequence ATGAGTATCCAGATCGACTGGTTCGCGTTCGTCCAGGTGGCCTGCGCTGCGCTGCTGGCCGCGGCGATCGTCGTCACCTTCTACGCCATCGGCCTGCGGCTGCTGGTGCGCGCCGGCCGCGCGCCGGTCGTCGCGCCGGCGGAGTTCACCGACGCGATCACCGTGATCACCGAGAAGGAAGCGCGTCGCGCGGCCAAGGCCGCGGCGAAGGCGGCCCGGAAGAGCCCGCTCACCGAGTTCCAGAAGCGCCTCTCGCTGGTCGGCGCCTACGCGAGTTTCGCCGTCTGCGCCGCCGCCGTGCTCGGCGGCCTGCTGCTGATCGTCTTCAACCACTGA